In Sphingobacteriaceae bacterium, the following are encoded in one genomic region:
- a CDS encoding MFS transporter — translation MNSSSAPKSVINKIVLVAALGYFVDIYDLVLFGMERISSLHDLLITNYPDKTERDALVASIGSSLLSYQMIGMLVGGIFWGVLGDKKGRLSVLFGSILVYSLANIANGMIQDTFWYAILRFVSGFGLAGELGAGITLVSETMKKEDRGIGTTVVASVGLFGAVVAGFTTIAINNWRMSYYIGGAMGLLLLFLRIGVFESGMFSHVKNDQTIKKGNFFYLFSHPKLLLKYLNIILIAIPVWFVMFFLVQFAPEMSKALGLENGPKEARVSIMIAYIGITIGDVVSGTLSQKIKSRKNVLFYFIAFTLLFSILYYLFAHISIVVFYTLIFCVGFGTGYWAVFMSSASELFGTNIRATVTTTAPNFVRGSVTLMAISHASLKNSVGYINSSIIIGSIVFVLAFIACYKLDETFAKDLNYTE, via the coding sequence ATGAATTCTTCGTCCGCACCAAAATCTGTTATAAATAAAATTGTACTGGTTGCTGCCTTAGGCTATTTCGTTGATATTTACGATTTGGTATTGTTTGGAATGGAAAGAATATCAAGTTTACATGACTTATTAATAACTAACTATCCGGATAAGACCGAAAGAGATGCATTAGTTGCTTCTATAGGATCGAGCTTATTGAGTTATCAAATGATTGGGATGTTGGTTGGTGGAATTTTTTGGGGAGTACTTGGAGATAAAAAAGGTAGATTATCCGTTTTATTTGGCAGCATTCTTGTTTATTCGTTAGCTAACATTGCTAATGGAATGATACAAGATACTTTTTGGTATGCCATACTTCGCTTCGTAAGTGGCTTTGGTCTTGCGGGCGAATTAGGAGCAGGAATTACATTGGTTAGTGAAACCATGAAAAAAGAGGATAGGGGTATAGGCACAACTGTAGTAGCCTCTGTTGGATTATTCGGTGCTGTAGTTGCCGGATTTACCACAATAGCGATTAATAATTGGAGAATGAGTTATTATATAGGAGGAGCTATGGGATTGCTTTTATTGTTTTTAAGAATTGGAGTTTTTGAAAGTGGAATGTTCAGTCATGTTAAAAACGATCAAACAATTAAAAAAGGAAATTTCTTTTACCTTTTTTCTCATCCAAAACTATTATTGAAGTACTTAAATATAATTTTAATTGCCATTCCGGTTTGGTTTGTTATGTTTTTTCTAGTGCAATTTGCGCCGGAAATGAGCAAGGCTTTAGGATTAGAAAATGGTCCGAAAGAGGCAAGGGTATCTATCATGATAGCCTATATAGGTATTACGATTGGAGATGTTGTTAGCGGTACTTTAAGCCAAAAAATTAAATCCCGAAAAAATGTATTATTCTACTTTATAGCATTCACCTTGTTATTCTCCATACTCTATTATCTGTTCGCTCATATTTCAATTGTGGTGTTTTATACCTTAATATTTTGTGTTGGATTCGGAACAGGATATTGGGCCGTATTCATGAGCAGTGCCTCCGAATTATTTGGCACTAACATCAGAGCAACAGTTACTACAACTGCACCAAATTTTGTTAGAGGATCCGTAACTTTAATGGCAATTTCTCATGCCTCGTTAAAAAACAGTGTGGGATACATCAATTCATCAATCATTATTGGAAGTATTGTATTTGTACTTGCTTTTATTGCTTGTTACAAATTGGATGAAACATTTGCTAAGGATTTAAATTATACTGAATAA
- a CDS encoding CoA-binding protein: protein MSKKTLIIGASTNPERYSYKALLSLQNHGHEVLAAGIQEGELNGVKFITDKKQIADIDTVTLYVGPKNQTEWIPYVLQLKPNRLVFNPGTENPDFFQLATAEGIECIEACTLVMLGIGNY from the coding sequence ATGAGCAAAAAAACATTAATAATCGGCGCATCAACCAATCCGGAAAGATATAGTTATAAAGCATTGTTAAGTTTGCAAAATCACGGACATGAAGTTTTAGCCGCCGGAATTCAAGAAGGAGAGTTAAATGGGGTTAAATTTATTACAGATAAAAAACAAATAGCGGACATAGATACGGTAACATTATATGTAGGACCTAAGAATCAAACCGAATGGATACCTTATGTTTTACAATTAAAACCAAATCGCTTGGTTTTTAATCCGGGCACTGAAAATCCGGATTTTTTTCAATTGGCTACAGCTGAAGGTATAGAGTGTATTGAGGCCTGTACTTTAGTTATGCTTGGAATTGGCAATTATTAA
- a CDS encoding transglutaminase family protein codes for MASRKKNELSLKEVIALITLLDDPDEDIYTQVKDRFVILGPPAIPHLETAWENSFDAIMQKRIETIIHTIQFEALEKALSFWAKNENEDLLKGILLLAHYQYPDLDEQVVRKQLATIKQDVWLEIHDDLTALEKVKILNHILFEVHMFSGNITNYHAPQNSFINNVLESKKGNPLMLSVIYILTCKELGIPIYGINLPQHFVLAYVNENASLVDVNNVTQSNNVLFYINPFSKGLVFSQSDIDTFLKQLNLEPDAKYYLPCSHTEIVRRCIHNLVFAYEKLGYLEKVAELKRLERTLGSFKP; via the coding sequence ATGGCATCTCGTAAAAAAAATGAACTAAGTTTAAAGGAAGTTATTGCACTTATTACTTTATTAGATGATCCTGATGAAGATATTTATACGCAAGTAAAAGATAGATTTGTTATACTTGGTCCGCCTGCAATACCGCATCTTGAAACAGCTTGGGAAAATAGTTTTGATGCGATTATGCAAAAACGAATTGAGACTATCATTCATACTATTCAATTTGAAGCATTAGAAAAAGCATTATCCTTTTGGGCTAAAAACGAGAACGAAGATTTATTAAAAGGGATACTTTTACTAGCACACTATCAGTATCCTGATTTAGATGAACAAGTGGTTAGGAAACAATTAGCAACTATTAAACAAGATGTTTGGCTAGAAATACATGATGATTTAACAGCACTTGAAAAAGTAAAAATTTTAAATCATATTTTATTTGAAGTGCATATGTTCAGCGGGAATATTACCAATTATCACGCACCTCAAAATTCATTTATAAATAATGTTCTTGAAAGTAAGAAAGGAAATCCTTTGATGTTGAGCGTTATTTATATTTTAACTTGTAAAGAACTCGGTATTCCTATTTACGGAATTAACTTGCCTCAACATTTTGTGTTGGCCTATGTAAATGAAAATGCAAGTTTAGTAGATGTAAATAACGTCACGCAGTCTAATAATGTATTATTCTATATTAACCCATTCAGTAAAGGGCTTGTGTTTAGCCAATCCGATATTGATACTTTTTTAAAACAATTGAACTTAGAGCCCGATGCAAAATATTATTTACCCTGCAGCCATACTGAAATTGTGAGAAGATGCATTCATAATTTAGTATTTGCTTATGAAAAACTGGGTTATCTTGAAAAAGTGGCAGAACTAAAGAGGCTAGAAAGAACATTAGGAAGCTTTAAACCCTGA
- a CDS encoding T9SS type A sorting domain-containing protein: protein MKKNLFLFFTLAILALNLRSQNQNVIKRCGTDVPPKEWDEYFNKEVEKYKQDLQTGKRAAVVYTIPVIVHVIHGGEPVGTFPNISAAQINSQLNVLNADLSGTGWNVNNLAATAFSAVGAANCEIVFCAATKNKLGQTLPEPGIDRINYVDSGWTNPATFGTSAAFKGYIDATIKPKTIWDPTKYFNVWVTNESLGNVQLLGYATFPAGAALAGLGPVGSGQTDGVFVYAGCYGNVGAVSPPYNLGRTMSHEVGHWLGLRHIGGDGNGNVNGDCDATDYCADTPPQKGGFNSGQYGQNFGAPAYPLYATGTNSCSGAPNGCMFMNFMDYCDDQVSIMFTPDQKTRMVTAMTTALYRQSLSNSAATQCNNPASTPTAYINMPVQICNTVGVISTTAYAVGNPIPSFFWTTTPSAGVTYSPSNLVQAPQITFPTAGSFTVNCAATNSVGTGNSMMTVTVEVCDVGLHENTLNAHIALQPNPSNGLVNLIITLPVSAQIDIQVTNVLGQEIISNQLGDITNKSIELDLSGQSNGVYFISISNGKEKTIKRLVLNK, encoded by the coding sequence ATGAAAAAAAATTTATTTTTGTTTTTTACATTAGCCATTTTGGCTTTAAATCTAAGATCACAGAATCAAAATGTGATAAAACGATGCGGTACTGATGTTCCGCCAAAAGAATGGGATGAGTATTTCAATAAAGAAGTAGAAAAATATAAGCAGGATTTACAAACCGGAAAAAGAGCAGCTGTAGTTTATACTATTCCGGTAATTGTACATGTGATTCATGGAGGAGAACCTGTTGGAACATTTCCAAATATTTCAGCTGCACAAATTAATTCTCAATTAAATGTGCTTAATGCTGACTTGTCGGGAACAGGATGGAATGTAAATAATTTAGCGGCAACTGCGTTTTCAGCTGTTGGAGCAGCCAATTGCGAAATCGTTTTTTGTGCTGCAACAAAAAATAAATTAGGACAAACACTTCCGGAGCCGGGGATAGACCGTATAAATTACGTTGATTCAGGTTGGACTAATCCTGCAACATTTGGCACATCAGCTGCCTTTAAAGGTTATATTGATGCTACCATTAAACCCAAAACGATTTGGGACCCGACTAAATATTTTAATGTTTGGGTTACTAATGAAAGTTTGGGTAATGTGCAATTATTAGGTTATGCAACATTTCCTGCTGGTGCTGCACTTGCCGGATTAGGACCAGTTGGTTCAGGGCAAACTGATGGGGTATTTGTTTATGCAGGTTGTTATGGTAATGTAGGAGCCGTTTCTCCACCTTATAACCTTGGTAGAACTATGTCTCATGAAGTTGGACATTGGTTAGGTTTAAGGCACATTGGCGGAGACGGAAACGGAAACGTAAATGGTGATTGTGATGCCACTGATTATTGTGCAGATACACCTCCTCAAAAAGGTGGATTTAACAGCGGTCAATATGGTCAAAATTTTGGTGCACCTGCTTATCCACTTTATGCAACTGGTACTAATTCCTGTTCAGGTGCGCCAAATGGATGTATGTTTATGAATTTTATGGATTATTGCGATGATCAGGTATCTATTATGTTTACACCCGATCAAAAAACACGTATGGTTACTGCAATGACTACAGCCTTATATCGTCAATCACTTTCAAATAGTGCAGCCACGCAATGTAATAACCCGGCTAGCACACCCACAGCTTATATTAATATGCCTGTTCAAATTTGTAACACGGTAGGTGTGATATCTACTACAGCTTACGCGGTTGGAAATCCAATTCCAAGTTTTTTCTGGACCACAACACCAAGTGCCGGAGTAACTTATTCGCCTAGTAATTTAGTTCAGGCTCCTCAAATTACCTTTCCTACCGCAGGCTCATTTACTGTAAATTGTGCCGCAACTAATTCAGTTGGTACCGGAAACTCAATGATGACAGTAACCGTTGAAGTGTGTGATGTGGGATTACATGAGAATACATTAAATGCACACATTGCTTTGCAACCTAACCCAAGCAACGGTTTAGTAAATCTGATTATTACTTTACCTGTTTCAGCGCAAATTGATATCCAGGTAACAAATGTATTAGGTCAGGAAATAATTAGTAATCAATTAGGTGATATAACTAATAAAAGCATTGAATTAGACTTAAGTGGACAGTCAAACGGAGTTTATTTCATCAGTATCAGTAATGGTAAAGAAAAGACAATTAAACGACTTGTGTTAAATAAGTAA
- the rplQ gene encoding 50S ribosomal protein L17: protein MRHGDKINNLGRTMSHRQALLSNLACALIENKRIFTTLAKAKALRTYVEPLLTKSKDDSTHSRRTVFSYLGNKDAVTTLFKEIAGKIADRKGGYTRIIKTGNRQGDAAEMAMIELVDYNELYSNKKSDAGAAKKTTRRGRSKSKAKTETDSEETKSE, encoded by the coding sequence ATGAGACACGGAGATAAAATAAATAATTTAGGCAGAACAATGTCACATCGCCAGGCATTGTTAAGCAACCTTGCTTGTGCCTTGATCGAAAATAAAAGAATATTTACAACTTTAGCCAAAGCTAAAGCATTACGTACTTACGTAGAACCCTTATTAACTAAGAGTAAAGATGATAGTACGCATAGTCGCAGAACTGTATTCAGCTACTTAGGTAATAAGGATGCGGTAACCACTTTATTCAAAGAAATTGCCGGAAAAATTGCCGACAGAAAAGGTGGTTATACACGCATTATTAAGACAGGTAACCGCCAAGGTGATGCAGCAGAAATGGCCATGATAGAACTGGTTGATTATAACGAACTATACTCAAACAAGAAGTCTGATGCAGGTGCTGCTAAGAAAACTACGCGTAGAGGTAGAAGCAAATCAAAAGCAAAGACCGAAACTGATTCGGAAGAAACAAAATCCGAGTAG
- a CDS encoding DNA-directed RNA polymerase subunit alpha produces the protein MAILNFVKPDKVIMINSTETAGQFEFRPLEPGFGITIGNSLRRILLSSLEGYAVTSLRIEGVDHEFTTVKGVVEDVTEIVLNLKQVRFKKQLDNHDNEKVTVHFAGSDKFTAGDIGKYINGFQILNPELVIFNCDPSVRLKMELTVERGRGYVPSEENKTNTAPNGTIFIDSIYTPIKNVKYVIENYRVEQKTDYERLILDIVTDGSIHPKDALKEAAKILIFHFMLFSDEKITLDTEEKRNEEEFDETSLHMRQLLKTKLVDMDLSVRALNCLKAADVETLGELVSFNKNDLLKFRNFGKKSLTELEDLVQAKGLQFGMNVLKYKLDKD, from the coding sequence ATGGCAATTTTAAATTTCGTAAAACCAGATAAAGTTATAATGATCAACTCAACTGAAACAGCAGGTCAGTTTGAGTTTAGGCCTCTTGAACCGGGATTCGGCATTACTATAGGCAATTCACTTCGCCGTATTTTACTTTCTTCATTAGAAGGTTATGCAGTAACAAGCTTAAGAATTGAAGGTGTTGATCATGAATTCACCACAGTTAAAGGAGTAGTTGAAGACGTAACTGAAATCGTTCTTAATTTAAAACAGGTTCGTTTTAAAAAACAATTGGATAACCACGATAACGAAAAAGTAACTGTTCATTTTGCAGGTAGCGATAAGTTTACTGCAGGTGATATTGGCAAATACATCAATGGATTTCAGATATTAAACCCTGAATTAGTAATTTTTAATTGCGATCCTTCTGTACGCCTTAAAATGGAATTAACGGTTGAACGTGGCCGAGGATATGTTCCTTCTGAAGAAAATAAAACAAATACAGCTCCAAACGGAACTATTTTTATCGATTCTATCTATACTCCAATTAAAAACGTAAAATACGTAATCGAAAATTATCGTGTTGAGCAAAAAACAGATTACGAGCGCTTAATTTTAGATATTGTAACTGATGGTTCAATTCATCCGAAAGATGCTTTAAAAGAAGCAGCCAAAATATTGATCTTTCACTTTATGTTATTCTCTGATGAGAAAATCACCTTGGATACTGAAGAGAAGAGAAATGAAGAGGAATTTGATGAAACCAGTTTACATATGCGCCAATTACTTAAAACAAAATTGGTTGATATGGACTTATCAGTTCGTGCATTAAACTGCTTGAAAGCCGCCGATGTAGAAACTTTAGGAGAATTAGTTTCTTTCAATAAAAATGATCTTTTGAAATTCAGAAATTTCGGTAAGAAATCATTGACAGAATTAGAAGATCTAGTACAGGCTAAAGGTTTACAATTTGGTATGAATGTATTAAAATACAAATTGGATAAAGATTAA